One Calonectris borealis chromosome 16, bCalBor7.hap1.2, whole genome shotgun sequence DNA window includes the following coding sequences:
- the C16H8orf33 gene encoding UPF0488 protein C8orf33 homolog isoform X4, with the protein MSKAPQGTFQDELEWCISQLEANLRRLNPTPEQAEEARHVLKVLRSCETPFVKKREVMNHVFGDYHLKMAEDQKSMEKADVKPGGVEVQQSNGQASDGVVYGKQSDQISEAKPERFMSSDNSFRFDFTLSEIDPEATGTSSEAVPGDSGAEQIQSNVRATKQENWNGALSFAASGQEPKFAFNFAIPDEDCPLVPLVPTSQHIEGTADHEVLGNSLPTESAGMPRISALQKPELTQTTGSAPKLDRSHVVLKIPQPEAAPGDETVTEKSTADGAAQKKKKKKKQKTSVSKKEIEETEINRKAKAEASRCQNRNTSHQDETSQQSDDQLWKEVDWCVEQLELGLKTQKSTPKQVEEALRAIKTLRNDKAPLVKKRQLMRAMFGDYRKKMEEEWCKELKLMEAEARKRDGHHDQKSHHHHRSADVMSETKEHSGKEAARSQYLSSHTRVQDKTTPPGSTENIVEEIEQAVQETVDTDLYVRRRQRPTASRRYREGYRPETAVQPETDTT; encoded by the exons ATGTCCAAGGCTCCCCAAGGCACGTTCCAAGATGAGCTGGAGTGGTGCATTTCGCAGCTGGAGGCAAATCTCCGTCGCCTGAACCCAACCCCAGAACAAG CAGAGGAGGCACGGCACGTTCTCAAGGTCCTGCGCTCCTGTGAGACTCCTTTTGTGAAGAAGCGAGAAGTGATGAACCATGTGTTTGGGGATTATCATCTCAAGATGGCTGAGGATCAGAAGAGCATGGAGAAAGCAG ATGTGAAACCTGGTGGTGTGGAAGTACAGCAAAGCAATGGGCAGGCTTCAGATGGTGTGGTATATGGGAAACAATCTGACCAAATCTCTGAGGCAAAGCCAGAGAGGTTCATGTCATCTGACAACAGCTTCCGATTTGATTTTACACTTTCTGAGATCGACCCAGAAGCAACTGGCACATCTTCGGAAGCAGTCCCTGGTGACAGTGGTGCTGAGCAGATACAAAGCAATGTAAGAGCCACCAAGCAGGAGAACTGGAATGGAGCTTTGAGTTTTGCTGCCTCTGGACAAGAACCCAAGTTTGCTTTCAACTTTGCCATCCCAGATGAAGACTGTCCTCTAGTTCCGTTAGTTCCAACAAGCCAACATATAGAGGGTACAGCAGATCACGAAGTGCTGGGTAATTCACTGCCTACTGAATCAGCAGGTATGCCACGGATTTCAGCCTTGCAGAAGCCTGAGTTGACTCAAACTACAGGTAGCGCACCCAAATTGGATAGAAGCCATGTCGTGTTAAAGATCCCCCAGCCAGAGGCTGCTCCTGGAGATGAGACAGTGACAGAGAAATCAACAGCAGATGGAGCtgcccagaagaagaaaaagaagaagaaacaaaaaacatctGTCAGTAAAAAGGAGATAGAAGAAACTGAGATCAACAGGAAGGCAAAGGCGGAAGCTAGCAGATGTCAAAATAGAAATACTTCCCACCAGGATGAGACCTCTCAG CAGTCAGATGACCAGCTGTGGAAGGAGGTGGACTGGTGTGTGGAACAGCTGGAACTTGGCCTGAAGACACAGAAATCCACTCCAAAGCAGG TCGAGGAGGCTCTCCGTGCAATCAAGACACTGCGCAATGACAAGGCTCCACTGGTGAAGAAGCGTCAGCTCATGAGAGCCATGTTTGGTGACTATAGGAAGAAGATGGAGGAGGAGTGGTGCAAAGAGCTGAAGCTCATGGAAGCAG AAGCCAGGAAGAGGGATGGCCACCATGATCAGAAGTCCCACCACCATCACAGAAGTGCTGATGTTATGTCTGAAACTAAGGAGCATTCAGGAAAGGAGGCAGCACGCTCTCAGTATCTGTCAAGCCACACAAGGGTTCAG GACAAAACCACTCCTCCTGGAAGCACTGAGAATATTGTGGAAGAGATTG AGCAAGCGGTTCAGGAGACGGTAGACACAGATCTGTATGTGAGAAGAAGACAGCGCCCGACTGCTTCCAGGAGATACCGTGAGGGTTACCG GCCTGAAACAGCCGTTCAGCCTGAGACCGATACTACTTAG
- the C16H8orf33 gene encoding UPF0488 protein C8orf33 homolog isoform X12 — protein sequence MSKAPQGTFQDELEWCISQLEANLRRLNPTPEQAEEARHVLKVLRSCETPFVKKREVMNHVFGDYHLKMAEDQKSMEKADVKPGGVEVQQSNGQASDGVVYGKQSDQISEAKPERFMSSDNSFRFDFTLSEIDPEATGTSSEAVPGDSGAEQIQSNVRATKQENWNGALSFAASGQEPKFAFNFAIPDEDCPLVPLVPTSQHIEGTADHEVLGNSLPTESAGMPRISALQKPELTQTTGSAPKLDRSHVVLKIPQPEAAPGDETVTEKSTADGAAQKKKKKKKQKTSVSKKEIEETEINRKAKAEASRCQNRNTSHQDETSQQSDDQLWKEVDWCVEQLELGLKTQKSTPKQVEEALRAIKTLRNDKAPLVKKRQLMRAMFGDYRKKMEEEWCKELKLMEAEARKRDGHHDQKSHHHHRSADVMSETKEHSGKEAARSQYLSSHTRVQA from the exons ATGTCCAAGGCTCCCCAAGGCACGTTCCAAGATGAGCTGGAGTGGTGCATTTCGCAGCTGGAGGCAAATCTCCGTCGCCTGAACCCAACCCCAGAACAAG CAGAGGAGGCACGGCACGTTCTCAAGGTCCTGCGCTCCTGTGAGACTCCTTTTGTGAAGAAGCGAGAAGTGATGAACCATGTGTTTGGGGATTATCATCTCAAGATGGCTGAGGATCAGAAGAGCATGGAGAAAGCAG ATGTGAAACCTGGTGGTGTGGAAGTACAGCAAAGCAATGGGCAGGCTTCAGATGGTGTGGTATATGGGAAACAATCTGACCAAATCTCTGAGGCAAAGCCAGAGAGGTTCATGTCATCTGACAACAGCTTCCGATTTGATTTTACACTTTCTGAGATCGACCCAGAAGCAACTGGCACATCTTCGGAAGCAGTCCCTGGTGACAGTGGTGCTGAGCAGATACAAAGCAATGTAAGAGCCACCAAGCAGGAGAACTGGAATGGAGCTTTGAGTTTTGCTGCCTCTGGACAAGAACCCAAGTTTGCTTTCAACTTTGCCATCCCAGATGAAGACTGTCCTCTAGTTCCGTTAGTTCCAACAAGCCAACATATAGAGGGTACAGCAGATCACGAAGTGCTGGGTAATTCACTGCCTACTGAATCAGCAGGTATGCCACGGATTTCAGCCTTGCAGAAGCCTGAGTTGACTCAAACTACAGGTAGCGCACCCAAATTGGATAGAAGCCATGTCGTGTTAAAGATCCCCCAGCCAGAGGCTGCTCCTGGAGATGAGACAGTGACAGAGAAATCAACAGCAGATGGAGCtgcccagaagaagaaaaagaagaagaaacaaaaaacatctGTCAGTAAAAAGGAGATAGAAGAAACTGAGATCAACAGGAAGGCAAAGGCGGAAGCTAGCAGATGTCAAAATAGAAATACTTCCCACCAGGATGAGACCTCTCAG CAGTCAGATGACCAGCTGTGGAAGGAGGTGGACTGGTGTGTGGAACAGCTGGAACTTGGCCTGAAGACACAGAAATCCACTCCAAAGCAGG TCGAGGAGGCTCTCCGTGCAATCAAGACACTGCGCAATGACAAGGCTCCACTGGTGAAGAAGCGTCAGCTCATGAGAGCCATGTTTGGTGACTATAGGAAGAAGATGGAGGAGGAGTGGTGCAAAGAGCTGAAGCTCATGGAAGCAG AAGCCAGGAAGAGGGATGGCCACCATGATCAGAAGTCCCACCACCATCACAGAAGTGCTGATGTTATGTCTGAAACTAAGGAGCATTCAGGAAAGGAGGCAGCACGCTCTCAGTATCTGTCAAGCCACACAAGGGTTCAG GCCTGA
- the C16H8orf33 gene encoding UPF0488 protein C8orf33 homolog isoform X2 has protein sequence MERAPQGTFQDELEWCISQLEANLRRLNPTPEQAEEARHVLKVLRSCETPFVKKREVMNHVFGDYHLKMAEDQKSMEKADVKPGGVEVQQSNGQASDGVVYGKQSDQISEAKPERFMSSDNSFRFDFTLSEIDPEATGTSSEAVPGDSGAEQIQSNVRATKQENWNGALSFAASGQEPKFAFNFAIPDEDCPLVPLVPTSQHIEGTADHEVLGNSLPTESAGMPRISALQKPELTQTTGSAPKLDRSHVVLKIPQPEAAPGDETVTEKSTADGAAQKKKKKKKQKTSVSKKEIEETEINRKAKAEASRCQNRNTSHQDETSQQSDDQLWKEVDWCVEQLELGLKTQKSTPKQVEEALRAIKTLRNDKAPLVKKRQLMRAMFGDYRKKMEEEWCKELKLMEAEARKRDGHHDQKSHHHHRSADVMSETKEHSGKEAARSQYLSSHTRVQDKTTPPGSTENIVEEIEQAVQETVDTDLYVRRRQRPTASRRYREGYRSSFHGAWWQLAEPVASQPCWRRPRVNQGVWRGGWDRGIFRGILG, from the exons ATGGAGCGG GCTCCCCAAGGCACGTTCCAAGATGAGCTGGAGTGGTGCATTTCGCAGCTGGAGGCAAATCTCCGTCGCCTGAACCCAACCCCAGAACAAG CAGAGGAGGCACGGCACGTTCTCAAGGTCCTGCGCTCCTGTGAGACTCCTTTTGTGAAGAAGCGAGAAGTGATGAACCATGTGTTTGGGGATTATCATCTCAAGATGGCTGAGGATCAGAAGAGCATGGAGAAAGCAG ATGTGAAACCTGGTGGTGTGGAAGTACAGCAAAGCAATGGGCAGGCTTCAGATGGTGTGGTATATGGGAAACAATCTGACCAAATCTCTGAGGCAAAGCCAGAGAGGTTCATGTCATCTGACAACAGCTTCCGATTTGATTTTACACTTTCTGAGATCGACCCAGAAGCAACTGGCACATCTTCGGAAGCAGTCCCTGGTGACAGTGGTGCTGAGCAGATACAAAGCAATGTAAGAGCCACCAAGCAGGAGAACTGGAATGGAGCTTTGAGTTTTGCTGCCTCTGGACAAGAACCCAAGTTTGCTTTCAACTTTGCCATCCCAGATGAAGACTGTCCTCTAGTTCCGTTAGTTCCAACAAGCCAACATATAGAGGGTACAGCAGATCACGAAGTGCTGGGTAATTCACTGCCTACTGAATCAGCAGGTATGCCACGGATTTCAGCCTTGCAGAAGCCTGAGTTGACTCAAACTACAGGTAGCGCACCCAAATTGGATAGAAGCCATGTCGTGTTAAAGATCCCCCAGCCAGAGGCTGCTCCTGGAGATGAGACAGTGACAGAGAAATCAACAGCAGATGGAGCtgcccagaagaagaaaaagaagaagaaacaaaaaacatctGTCAGTAAAAAGGAGATAGAAGAAACTGAGATCAACAGGAAGGCAAAGGCGGAAGCTAGCAGATGTCAAAATAGAAATACTTCCCACCAGGATGAGACCTCTCAG CAGTCAGATGACCAGCTGTGGAAGGAGGTGGACTGGTGTGTGGAACAGCTGGAACTTGGCCTGAAGACACAGAAATCCACTCCAAAGCAGG TCGAGGAGGCTCTCCGTGCAATCAAGACACTGCGCAATGACAAGGCTCCACTGGTGAAGAAGCGTCAGCTCATGAGAGCCATGTTTGGTGACTATAGGAAGAAGATGGAGGAGGAGTGGTGCAAAGAGCTGAAGCTCATGGAAGCAG AAGCCAGGAAGAGGGATGGCCACCATGATCAGAAGTCCCACCACCATCACAGAAGTGCTGATGTTATGTCTGAAACTAAGGAGCATTCAGGAAAGGAGGCAGCACGCTCTCAGTATCTGTCAAGCCACACAAGGGTTCAG GACAAAACCACTCCTCCTGGAAGCACTGAGAATATTGTGGAAGAGATTG AGCAAGCGGTTCAGGAGACGGTAGACACAGATCTGTATGTGAGAAGAAGACAGCGCCCGACTGCTTCCAGGAGATACCGTGAGGGTTACCG
- the C16H8orf33 gene encoding UPF0488 protein C8orf33 homolog isoform X3 — translation MSKAPQGTFQDELEWCISQLEANLRRLNPTPEQAEEARHVLKVLRSCETPFVKKREVMNHVFGDYHLKMAEDQKSMEKADVKPGGVEVQQSNGQASDGVVYGKQSDQISEAKPERFMSSDNSFRFDFTLSEIDPEATGTSSEAVPGDSGAEQIQSNVRATKQENWNGALSFAASGQEPKFAFNFAIPDEDCPLVPLVPTSQHIEGTADHEVLGNSLPTESAGMPRISALQKPELTQTTGSAPKLDRSHVVLKIPQPEAAPGDETVTEKSTADGAAQKKKKKKKQKTSVSKKEIEETEINRKAKAEASRCQNRNTSHQDETSQSDDQLWKEVDWCVEQLELGLKTQKSTPKQVEEALRAIKTLRNDKAPLVKKRQLMRAMFGDYRKKMEEEWCKELKLMEAEARKRDGHHDQKSHHHHRSADVMSETKEHSGKEAARSQYLSSHTRVQDKTTPPGSTENIVEEIEQAVQETVDTDLYVRRRQRPTASRRYREGYRSSFHGAWWQLAEPVASQPCWRRPRVNQGVWRGGWDRGIFRGILG, via the exons ATGTCCAAGGCTCCCCAAGGCACGTTCCAAGATGAGCTGGAGTGGTGCATTTCGCAGCTGGAGGCAAATCTCCGTCGCCTGAACCCAACCCCAGAACAAG CAGAGGAGGCACGGCACGTTCTCAAGGTCCTGCGCTCCTGTGAGACTCCTTTTGTGAAGAAGCGAGAAGTGATGAACCATGTGTTTGGGGATTATCATCTCAAGATGGCTGAGGATCAGAAGAGCATGGAGAAAGCAG ATGTGAAACCTGGTGGTGTGGAAGTACAGCAAAGCAATGGGCAGGCTTCAGATGGTGTGGTATATGGGAAACAATCTGACCAAATCTCTGAGGCAAAGCCAGAGAGGTTCATGTCATCTGACAACAGCTTCCGATTTGATTTTACACTTTCTGAGATCGACCCAGAAGCAACTGGCACATCTTCGGAAGCAGTCCCTGGTGACAGTGGTGCTGAGCAGATACAAAGCAATGTAAGAGCCACCAAGCAGGAGAACTGGAATGGAGCTTTGAGTTTTGCTGCCTCTGGACAAGAACCCAAGTTTGCTTTCAACTTTGCCATCCCAGATGAAGACTGTCCTCTAGTTCCGTTAGTTCCAACAAGCCAACATATAGAGGGTACAGCAGATCACGAAGTGCTGGGTAATTCACTGCCTACTGAATCAGCAGGTATGCCACGGATTTCAGCCTTGCAGAAGCCTGAGTTGACTCAAACTACAGGTAGCGCACCCAAATTGGATAGAAGCCATGTCGTGTTAAAGATCCCCCAGCCAGAGGCTGCTCCTGGAGATGAGACAGTGACAGAGAAATCAACAGCAGATGGAGCtgcccagaagaagaaaaagaagaagaaacaaaaaacatctGTCAGTAAAAAGGAGATAGAAGAAACTGAGATCAACAGGAAGGCAAAGGCGGAAGCTAGCAGATGTCAAAATAGAAATACTTCCCACCAGGATGAGACCTCTCAG TCAGATGACCAGCTGTGGAAGGAGGTGGACTGGTGTGTGGAACAGCTGGAACTTGGCCTGAAGACACAGAAATCCACTCCAAAGCAGG TCGAGGAGGCTCTCCGTGCAATCAAGACACTGCGCAATGACAAGGCTCCACTGGTGAAGAAGCGTCAGCTCATGAGAGCCATGTTTGGTGACTATAGGAAGAAGATGGAGGAGGAGTGGTGCAAAGAGCTGAAGCTCATGGAAGCAG AAGCCAGGAAGAGGGATGGCCACCATGATCAGAAGTCCCACCACCATCACAGAAGTGCTGATGTTATGTCTGAAACTAAGGAGCATTCAGGAAAGGAGGCAGCACGCTCTCAGTATCTGTCAAGCCACACAAGGGTTCAG GACAAAACCACTCCTCCTGGAAGCACTGAGAATATTGTGGAAGAGATTG AGCAAGCGGTTCAGGAGACGGTAGACACAGATCTGTATGTGAGAAGAAGACAGCGCCCGACTGCTTCCAGGAGATACCGTGAGGGTTACCG
- the C16H8orf33 gene encoding UPF0488 protein C8orf33 homolog isoform X1 — MSKAPQGTFQDELEWCISQLEANLRRLNPTPEQAEEARHVLKVLRSCETPFVKKREVMNHVFGDYHLKMAEDQKSMEKADVKPGGVEVQQSNGQASDGVVYGKQSDQISEAKPERFMSSDNSFRFDFTLSEIDPEATGTSSEAVPGDSGAEQIQSNVRATKQENWNGALSFAASGQEPKFAFNFAIPDEDCPLVPLVPTSQHIEGTADHEVLGNSLPTESAGMPRISALQKPELTQTTGSAPKLDRSHVVLKIPQPEAAPGDETVTEKSTADGAAQKKKKKKKQKTSVSKKEIEETEINRKAKAEASRCQNRNTSHQDETSQQSDDQLWKEVDWCVEQLELGLKTQKSTPKQVEEALRAIKTLRNDKAPLVKKRQLMRAMFGDYRKKMEEEWCKELKLMEAEARKRDGHHDQKSHHHHRSADVMSETKEHSGKEAARSQYLSSHTRVQDKTTPPGSTENIVEEIEQAVQETVDTDLYVRRRQRPTASRRYREGYRSSFHGAWWQLAEPVASQPCWRRPRVNQGVWRGGWDRGIFRGILG, encoded by the exons ATGTCCAAGGCTCCCCAAGGCACGTTCCAAGATGAGCTGGAGTGGTGCATTTCGCAGCTGGAGGCAAATCTCCGTCGCCTGAACCCAACCCCAGAACAAG CAGAGGAGGCACGGCACGTTCTCAAGGTCCTGCGCTCCTGTGAGACTCCTTTTGTGAAGAAGCGAGAAGTGATGAACCATGTGTTTGGGGATTATCATCTCAAGATGGCTGAGGATCAGAAGAGCATGGAGAAAGCAG ATGTGAAACCTGGTGGTGTGGAAGTACAGCAAAGCAATGGGCAGGCTTCAGATGGTGTGGTATATGGGAAACAATCTGACCAAATCTCTGAGGCAAAGCCAGAGAGGTTCATGTCATCTGACAACAGCTTCCGATTTGATTTTACACTTTCTGAGATCGACCCAGAAGCAACTGGCACATCTTCGGAAGCAGTCCCTGGTGACAGTGGTGCTGAGCAGATACAAAGCAATGTAAGAGCCACCAAGCAGGAGAACTGGAATGGAGCTTTGAGTTTTGCTGCCTCTGGACAAGAACCCAAGTTTGCTTTCAACTTTGCCATCCCAGATGAAGACTGTCCTCTAGTTCCGTTAGTTCCAACAAGCCAACATATAGAGGGTACAGCAGATCACGAAGTGCTGGGTAATTCACTGCCTACTGAATCAGCAGGTATGCCACGGATTTCAGCCTTGCAGAAGCCTGAGTTGACTCAAACTACAGGTAGCGCACCCAAATTGGATAGAAGCCATGTCGTGTTAAAGATCCCCCAGCCAGAGGCTGCTCCTGGAGATGAGACAGTGACAGAGAAATCAACAGCAGATGGAGCtgcccagaagaagaaaaagaagaagaaacaaaaaacatctGTCAGTAAAAAGGAGATAGAAGAAACTGAGATCAACAGGAAGGCAAAGGCGGAAGCTAGCAGATGTCAAAATAGAAATACTTCCCACCAGGATGAGACCTCTCAG CAGTCAGATGACCAGCTGTGGAAGGAGGTGGACTGGTGTGTGGAACAGCTGGAACTTGGCCTGAAGACACAGAAATCCACTCCAAAGCAGG TCGAGGAGGCTCTCCGTGCAATCAAGACACTGCGCAATGACAAGGCTCCACTGGTGAAGAAGCGTCAGCTCATGAGAGCCATGTTTGGTGACTATAGGAAGAAGATGGAGGAGGAGTGGTGCAAAGAGCTGAAGCTCATGGAAGCAG AAGCCAGGAAGAGGGATGGCCACCATGATCAGAAGTCCCACCACCATCACAGAAGTGCTGATGTTATGTCTGAAACTAAGGAGCATTCAGGAAAGGAGGCAGCACGCTCTCAGTATCTGTCAAGCCACACAAGGGTTCAG GACAAAACCACTCCTCCTGGAAGCACTGAGAATATTGTGGAAGAGATTG AGCAAGCGGTTCAGGAGACGGTAGACACAGATCTGTATGTGAGAAGAAGACAGCGCCCGACTGCTTCCAGGAGATACCGTGAGGGTTACCG
- the C16H8orf33 gene encoding UPF0488 protein C8orf33 homolog isoform X5 — protein MSKAPQGTFQDELEWCISQLEANLRRLNPTPEQAEEARHVLKVLRSCETPFVKKREVMNHVFGDYHLKMAEDQKSMEKADVKPGGVEVQQSNGQASDGVVYGKQSDQISEAKPERFMSSDNSFRFDFTLSEIDPEATGTSSEAVPGDSGAEQIQSNVRATKQENWNGALSFAASGQEPKFAFNFAIPDEDCPLVPLVPTSQHIEGTADHEVLGNSLPTESAGMPRISALQKPELTQTTGSAPKLDRSHVVLKIPQPEAAPGDETVTEKSTADGAAQKKKKKKKQKTSVSKKEIEETEINRKAKAEASRCQNRNTSHQDETSQQSDDQLWKEVDWCVEQLELGLKTQKSTPKQVEEALRAIKTLRNDKAPLVKKRQLMRAMFGDYRKKMEEEWCKELKLMEAEARKRDGHHDQKSHHHHRSADVMSETKEHSGKEAARSQYLSSHTRVQDKTTPPGSTENIVEEIGKAALPASSFCRPCRFMFGNHSLFIYLLIMLNAHTYLT, from the exons ATGTCCAAGGCTCCCCAAGGCACGTTCCAAGATGAGCTGGAGTGGTGCATTTCGCAGCTGGAGGCAAATCTCCGTCGCCTGAACCCAACCCCAGAACAAG CAGAGGAGGCACGGCACGTTCTCAAGGTCCTGCGCTCCTGTGAGACTCCTTTTGTGAAGAAGCGAGAAGTGATGAACCATGTGTTTGGGGATTATCATCTCAAGATGGCTGAGGATCAGAAGAGCATGGAGAAAGCAG ATGTGAAACCTGGTGGTGTGGAAGTACAGCAAAGCAATGGGCAGGCTTCAGATGGTGTGGTATATGGGAAACAATCTGACCAAATCTCTGAGGCAAAGCCAGAGAGGTTCATGTCATCTGACAACAGCTTCCGATTTGATTTTACACTTTCTGAGATCGACCCAGAAGCAACTGGCACATCTTCGGAAGCAGTCCCTGGTGACAGTGGTGCTGAGCAGATACAAAGCAATGTAAGAGCCACCAAGCAGGAGAACTGGAATGGAGCTTTGAGTTTTGCTGCCTCTGGACAAGAACCCAAGTTTGCTTTCAACTTTGCCATCCCAGATGAAGACTGTCCTCTAGTTCCGTTAGTTCCAACAAGCCAACATATAGAGGGTACAGCAGATCACGAAGTGCTGGGTAATTCACTGCCTACTGAATCAGCAGGTATGCCACGGATTTCAGCCTTGCAGAAGCCTGAGTTGACTCAAACTACAGGTAGCGCACCCAAATTGGATAGAAGCCATGTCGTGTTAAAGATCCCCCAGCCAGAGGCTGCTCCTGGAGATGAGACAGTGACAGAGAAATCAACAGCAGATGGAGCtgcccagaagaagaaaaagaagaagaaacaaaaaacatctGTCAGTAAAAAGGAGATAGAAGAAACTGAGATCAACAGGAAGGCAAAGGCGGAAGCTAGCAGATGTCAAAATAGAAATACTTCCCACCAGGATGAGACCTCTCAG CAGTCAGATGACCAGCTGTGGAAGGAGGTGGACTGGTGTGTGGAACAGCTGGAACTTGGCCTGAAGACACAGAAATCCACTCCAAAGCAGG TCGAGGAGGCTCTCCGTGCAATCAAGACACTGCGCAATGACAAGGCTCCACTGGTGAAGAAGCGTCAGCTCATGAGAGCCATGTTTGGTGACTATAGGAAGAAGATGGAGGAGGAGTGGTGCAAAGAGCTGAAGCTCATGGAAGCAG AAGCCAGGAAGAGGGATGGCCACCATGATCAGAAGTCCCACCACCATCACAGAAGTGCTGATGTTATGTCTGAAACTAAGGAGCATTCAGGAAAGGAGGCAGCACGCTCTCAGTATCTGTCAAGCCACACAAGGGTTCAG GACAAAACCACTCCTCCTGGAAGCACTGAGAATATTGTGGAAGAGATTG GTAAAGCTGCTTTACCCGCTTCCTCATTCTGCCGTCCCTGCAGATTTATGTTTGGAAACCACAGCTTATTTATATACCTCCTTATTATGCTAAATGCACACACATATTTGACATAA
- the C16H8orf33 gene encoding UPF0488 protein C8orf33 homolog isoform X7 gives MSKAPQGTFQDELEWCISQLEANLRRLNPTPEQAEEARHVLKVLRSCETPFVKKREVMNHVFGDYHLKMAEDQKSMEKADVKPGGVEVQQSNGQASDGVVYGKQSDQISEAKPERFMSSDNSFRFDFTLSEIDPEATGTSSEAVPGDSGAEQIQSNVRATKQENWNGALSFAASGQEPKFAFNFAIPDEDCPLVPLVPTSQHIEGTADHEVLGNSLPTESAGMPRISALQKPELTQTTGSAPKLDRSHVVLKIPQPEAAPGDETVTEKSTADGAAQKKKKKKKQKTSVSKKEIEETEINRKAKAEASRCQNRNTSHQDETSQQSDDQLWKEVDWCVEQLELGLKTQKSTPKQVEEALRAIKTLRNDKAPLVKKRQLMRAMFGDYRKKMEEEWCKELKLMEAEARKRDGHHDQKSHHHHRSADVMSETKEHSGKEAARSQYLSSHTRVQLLSTQGMRLSELGPVVSRERTVNTPN, from the exons ATGTCCAAGGCTCCCCAAGGCACGTTCCAAGATGAGCTGGAGTGGTGCATTTCGCAGCTGGAGGCAAATCTCCGTCGCCTGAACCCAACCCCAGAACAAG CAGAGGAGGCACGGCACGTTCTCAAGGTCCTGCGCTCCTGTGAGACTCCTTTTGTGAAGAAGCGAGAAGTGATGAACCATGTGTTTGGGGATTATCATCTCAAGATGGCTGAGGATCAGAAGAGCATGGAGAAAGCAG ATGTGAAACCTGGTGGTGTGGAAGTACAGCAAAGCAATGGGCAGGCTTCAGATGGTGTGGTATATGGGAAACAATCTGACCAAATCTCTGAGGCAAAGCCAGAGAGGTTCATGTCATCTGACAACAGCTTCCGATTTGATTTTACACTTTCTGAGATCGACCCAGAAGCAACTGGCACATCTTCGGAAGCAGTCCCTGGTGACAGTGGTGCTGAGCAGATACAAAGCAATGTAAGAGCCACCAAGCAGGAGAACTGGAATGGAGCTTTGAGTTTTGCTGCCTCTGGACAAGAACCCAAGTTTGCTTTCAACTTTGCCATCCCAGATGAAGACTGTCCTCTAGTTCCGTTAGTTCCAACAAGCCAACATATAGAGGGTACAGCAGATCACGAAGTGCTGGGTAATTCACTGCCTACTGAATCAGCAGGTATGCCACGGATTTCAGCCTTGCAGAAGCCTGAGTTGACTCAAACTACAGGTAGCGCACCCAAATTGGATAGAAGCCATGTCGTGTTAAAGATCCCCCAGCCAGAGGCTGCTCCTGGAGATGAGACAGTGACAGAGAAATCAACAGCAGATGGAGCtgcccagaagaagaaaaagaagaagaaacaaaaaacatctGTCAGTAAAAAGGAGATAGAAGAAACTGAGATCAACAGGAAGGCAAAGGCGGAAGCTAGCAGATGTCAAAATAGAAATACTTCCCACCAGGATGAGACCTCTCAG CAGTCAGATGACCAGCTGTGGAAGGAGGTGGACTGGTGTGTGGAACAGCTGGAACTTGGCCTGAAGACACAGAAATCCACTCCAAAGCAGG TCGAGGAGGCTCTCCGTGCAATCAAGACACTGCGCAATGACAAGGCTCCACTGGTGAAGAAGCGTCAGCTCATGAGAGCCATGTTTGGTGACTATAGGAAGAAGATGGAGGAGGAGTGGTGCAAAGAGCTGAAGCTCATGGAAGCAG AAGCCAGGAAGAGGGATGGCCACCATGATCAGAAGTCCCACCACCATCACAGAAGTGCTGATGTTATGTCTGAAACTAAGGAGCATTCAGGAAAGGAGGCAGCACGCTCTCAGTATCTGTCAAGCCACACAAGGGTTCAG CTTCTTTCTACCCAAGGTATGAGACTTTCCGAGCTGGGTCCTGTGGTGAGCAGGGAAAGGACAGTGAACACGCCAAACTAA